In the Malus domestica chromosome 16, GDT2T_hap1 genome, one interval contains:
- the LOC103433152 gene encoding E3 ubiquitin-protein ligase At3g02290-like: MGALCCCPCGEEFEEYALPSNSIYRHCLCLRYFFHQLFTGYSAPFQRLDGRPPTLPVQGATLASTGVGTTLQNNPLNDTQLSVSWPTPFDADQRYSRLQRDGLVSRREKSMTHLQEDTQQLRRGSSGTESLGFGKKWNGDDTEEDCKFGQSETSEKALATKLAYGLTYVQPSSEDEDVCPTCLDEYTSENPKITTRCSHHFHLGCIYEWLERSESCPICGKEMEFCESP, from the exons ATGGGTGCTCTTTGCTGCTGTCCTTGTGGTGAGGAATTTGAAGAATACGCGCTTCCGAGCAATTCAATTTATAGGCATTGCTTATGCCTGAGATACTTCTTTCACCAGCTATTCACTGGG TATAGTGCACCTTTTCAAAGGCTTGATGGACGACCACCAACATTACCTGTTCAAGGGGCCACTTTGGCATCAACCGGAGTAGGCACAACGCTACAAAATAATCCCTTGAATGATACTCAGCTCTCAGTTTCCTGGCCAACCCCCTTCGATGCTGATCAGAGATACTCGCGTTTGCAGCGTGATGGCTTGGTCTCTAGGCGTGAGAAGTCAATGACTCATTTGCAAGAAGATACACAACAACTGAGAAGAGGCAGTTCTGGTACCGAATCCCTGGGTTTTGGGAAGAAATGGAATGGAGATGATACTGAAGAAGATTGTAAGTTTGGCCAATCTGAGACCTCAGAAAAGGCTTTGGCAACAAAACTCGCATATGGACTAACTTACGTGCAACCATCTTCTGAAGATGAAGATGTCTGCCCTACATGTCTGGATG AATACACTTcagaaaatccaaaaatcacAACGAGATGTTCTCATCATTTTCACCTTGGCTGTATTTATGAATGGTTGGAGAGAAGCGAAAGCTGTCCAATTTGCGGCAAG GAGATGGAGTTCTGCGAAAGCCCTTAA
- the LOC103433154 gene encoding protein NRT1/ PTR FAMILY 6.1 isoform X1, translated as MLFLLFLSNRSLFVPLFQLFVLFVLLETIDSTYSHVTASIRRKFVISPVVYNYGVKTMGTGEIKSPEGGVMTPASLDGNPDSNQRKKLGLYFIESDDRRMAFGRGYTGGTTPVDIHGKPIADLSKTGGWFAAFFIFGNEMAERMAYFGLSVNMVAFMFYVMHRPFSSSSNAVNNFLGISQASSVLGGFLADAYLGRYWTIAIFTTIYLVGLTGITLCATMHNFVPNQDQCSELALLLGNCEPAKPWQMLYLYTVLYITGFGAAGIRPCVSSFGADQFDERSRDYKSHLDRFFNFFYLSVTIGAIIAFTAVVYVQMKLGWGFAFGSLALAMGISNVVFFLGTPLYRHRLPGGSPLTRVAQVLVAAYKKRNAEFSSSELIGLYEVPGKQSAIKGSGKIAHTNDFRCLDKAALQLKEDGVDPSPWRLCTVTQVEEVKILLKLIPIPACTIILSVVLTEYLTLSVQQAYTLNTHIGKLKLPVTCMPVFPGLSIFLILSLYYSTFVPLSRRITGHPHGASQLQRVGIGLAVSILSVAWAAIFEMYRRNYAIKHGYESNFLTAMPNLSAFWLLIQYCLIGIAEVFCIVGLLEFLYEEAPDAMKSIGSSYAALAGGLGCFAASILNSIIKSVTGSSEKPSWLSQNINTGRFDYFYWLLTVLSLINFGVFLYCAHRYKYRTEQGVKTEKQALTNVKEQPLSG; from the exons ATGTTGTTCCTTTTGTTTCTTTCGAACAGGAGTTTGTTTGTTCCTTTGTTTCAATTGTTTGTTCTATTTGTTCTTTTGGAGACAATAGATTCCACATATTCACATGTCACCGCCTCTATACGTAGAAAATTTGTCATATCACCAGTTGTATACAATTAT GGAGTTAAAACAATGGGAACCGGAGAAATCAAGTCCCCTGAAGGAGGGGTGATGACACCAGCTAGTTTAGATGGAAATCCAGACTCAAACCAGAGAAAGAAGCTTGGACTGTACTTCATTGAATCCGATGACAGGCGGATGGCTTTCGGACGCGGTTATACTGGAGGAACCACACCAGTTGACATCCATGGAAAACCTATTGCTGATCTTTCGAAAACCGGCGGTTGGTTTGCTGCCTTCTTCATATTTG GAAATGAAATGGCTGAGAGAATGGCGTATTTCGGTCTCTCGGTTAACATGGTGGCCTTCATGTTTTATGTTATGCATAGACCCTTCAGCAGTTCATCAAATGCAGTTAACAATTTTCTTGGGATTTCACAAGCTTCATCTGTCCTCGGCGGTTTTCTAGCTGATGCATATCTTGGTCGATATTGGACAATAGCAATCTTTACAACTATCTATCTTGTG GGTTTGACAGGAATAACCTTATGTGCAACGATGCACAATTTCGTGCCAAACCAAGATCAATGCAGCGAGCTAGCCCTCCTTTTGGGCAATTGTGAGCCTGCAAAACCGTGGCAGATGCTTTACCTCTACACGGTTCTATACATAACTGGATTCGGAGCTGCTGGCATAAGGCCGTGCGTTTCCTCTTTCGGGGCAGACCAGTTCGACGAAAGAAGTAGAGATTACAAGTCTCACCTGGATAGGTTTTTCAACTTCTTTTATCTCTCTGTCACCATTGGGGCAATTATCGCCTTCACTGCAGTAGTCTATGTCCAAATGAAACTTGGTTGGGGATTCGCCTTTGGGTCACTGGCATTGGCAATGGGCATATCAAACGTGGTCTTCTTTCTAGGCACCCCTCTATACCGGCATAGACTGCCAGGAGGCAGCCCTTTAACGCGCGTTGCTCAAGTTTTGGTTGCTGCCTACAAGAAGAGGAACGCAGAATTTTCCAGCAGTGAGTTGATAGGCTTGTATGAGGTTCCTGGAAAACAATCTGCCATAAAGGGTAGTGGAAAGATAGCTCACACCAACGATTTTAG ATGTTTGGACAAAGCAGCTCTGCAATTGAAGGAAGATGGCGTAGACCCGAGTCCCTGGAGGCTATGCACTGTGACACAAGTAGAGGAAGTGAAGATCTTGTTGAAACTTATTCCGATCCCGGCATGCACAATAATTTTGAGTGTAGTTTTGACAGAATATCTCACCCTCTCAGTGCAGCAGGCATACACTTTAAACACCCATATAGGCAAACTGAAACTCCCTGTAACATGCATGCCAGTGTTTCCTGGCCTCAGTATCTTTCTCATACTGTCCCTCTACTACTCTACATTTGTCCCACTGTCCAGGCGCATCACCGGCCATCCTCACGGTGCTTCGCAGCTTCAGAGGGTGGGGATAGGTCTAGCAGTTTCAATCCTGTCTGTGGCGTGGGCTGCGATATTCGAAATGTACCGGAGAAATTATGCTATAAAGCACGGATACGAAAGTAACTTCTTAACTGCAATGCCAAATCTAAGTGCATTCTGGTTGCTTATCCAGTACTGCCTTATCGGCATAGCTGAGGTGTTTTGCATAGTGGGATTACTTGAGTTCCTGTATGAGGAAGCCCCAGATGCAATGAAGAGTATCGGATCTTCTTACGCTGCTCTTGCCGGCGGTTTAGGTTGCTTTGCAGCCAGTATATTGAACAGCATCATCAAATCTGTCACCGGAAGCTCAGAGAAGCCGTCTTGGCTGTCCCAGAATATCAACACAGGAAGGTTTGATTATTTCTACTGGCTGCTGACAGTTTTGAGTCTCATCAATTTCGGCGTTTTTCTGTATTGCGCGCATCGCTACAAGTACAGGACGGAGCAAGGGGTTAAGACGGAGAAGCAGGCTCTAACCAACGTAAAAGAACAACCCCTCAGTGGTTAG
- the LOC103433154 gene encoding protein NRT1/ PTR FAMILY 6.1 isoform X2: MGTGEIKSPEGGVMTPASLDGNPDSNQRKKLGLYFIESDDRRMAFGRGYTGGTTPVDIHGKPIADLSKTGGWFAAFFIFGNEMAERMAYFGLSVNMVAFMFYVMHRPFSSSSNAVNNFLGISQASSVLGGFLADAYLGRYWTIAIFTTIYLVGLTGITLCATMHNFVPNQDQCSELALLLGNCEPAKPWQMLYLYTVLYITGFGAAGIRPCVSSFGADQFDERSRDYKSHLDRFFNFFYLSVTIGAIIAFTAVVYVQMKLGWGFAFGSLALAMGISNVVFFLGTPLYRHRLPGGSPLTRVAQVLVAAYKKRNAEFSSSELIGLYEVPGKQSAIKGSGKIAHTNDFRCLDKAALQLKEDGVDPSPWRLCTVTQVEEVKILLKLIPIPACTIILSVVLTEYLTLSVQQAYTLNTHIGKLKLPVTCMPVFPGLSIFLILSLYYSTFVPLSRRITGHPHGASQLQRVGIGLAVSILSVAWAAIFEMYRRNYAIKHGYESNFLTAMPNLSAFWLLIQYCLIGIAEVFCIVGLLEFLYEEAPDAMKSIGSSYAALAGGLGCFAASILNSIIKSVTGSSEKPSWLSQNINTGRFDYFYWLLTVLSLINFGVFLYCAHRYKYRTEQGVKTEKQALTNVKEQPLSG, encoded by the exons ATGGGAACCGGAGAAATCAAGTCCCCTGAAGGAGGGGTGATGACACCAGCTAGTTTAGATGGAAATCCAGACTCAAACCAGAGAAAGAAGCTTGGACTGTACTTCATTGAATCCGATGACAGGCGGATGGCTTTCGGACGCGGTTATACTGGAGGAACCACACCAGTTGACATCCATGGAAAACCTATTGCTGATCTTTCGAAAACCGGCGGTTGGTTTGCTGCCTTCTTCATATTTG GAAATGAAATGGCTGAGAGAATGGCGTATTTCGGTCTCTCGGTTAACATGGTGGCCTTCATGTTTTATGTTATGCATAGACCCTTCAGCAGTTCATCAAATGCAGTTAACAATTTTCTTGGGATTTCACAAGCTTCATCTGTCCTCGGCGGTTTTCTAGCTGATGCATATCTTGGTCGATATTGGACAATAGCAATCTTTACAACTATCTATCTTGTG GGTTTGACAGGAATAACCTTATGTGCAACGATGCACAATTTCGTGCCAAACCAAGATCAATGCAGCGAGCTAGCCCTCCTTTTGGGCAATTGTGAGCCTGCAAAACCGTGGCAGATGCTTTACCTCTACACGGTTCTATACATAACTGGATTCGGAGCTGCTGGCATAAGGCCGTGCGTTTCCTCTTTCGGGGCAGACCAGTTCGACGAAAGAAGTAGAGATTACAAGTCTCACCTGGATAGGTTTTTCAACTTCTTTTATCTCTCTGTCACCATTGGGGCAATTATCGCCTTCACTGCAGTAGTCTATGTCCAAATGAAACTTGGTTGGGGATTCGCCTTTGGGTCACTGGCATTGGCAATGGGCATATCAAACGTGGTCTTCTTTCTAGGCACCCCTCTATACCGGCATAGACTGCCAGGAGGCAGCCCTTTAACGCGCGTTGCTCAAGTTTTGGTTGCTGCCTACAAGAAGAGGAACGCAGAATTTTCCAGCAGTGAGTTGATAGGCTTGTATGAGGTTCCTGGAAAACAATCTGCCATAAAGGGTAGTGGAAAGATAGCTCACACCAACGATTTTAG ATGTTTGGACAAAGCAGCTCTGCAATTGAAGGAAGATGGCGTAGACCCGAGTCCCTGGAGGCTATGCACTGTGACACAAGTAGAGGAAGTGAAGATCTTGTTGAAACTTATTCCGATCCCGGCATGCACAATAATTTTGAGTGTAGTTTTGACAGAATATCTCACCCTCTCAGTGCAGCAGGCATACACTTTAAACACCCATATAGGCAAACTGAAACTCCCTGTAACATGCATGCCAGTGTTTCCTGGCCTCAGTATCTTTCTCATACTGTCCCTCTACTACTCTACATTTGTCCCACTGTCCAGGCGCATCACCGGCCATCCTCACGGTGCTTCGCAGCTTCAGAGGGTGGGGATAGGTCTAGCAGTTTCAATCCTGTCTGTGGCGTGGGCTGCGATATTCGAAATGTACCGGAGAAATTATGCTATAAAGCACGGATACGAAAGTAACTTCTTAACTGCAATGCCAAATCTAAGTGCATTCTGGTTGCTTATCCAGTACTGCCTTATCGGCATAGCTGAGGTGTTTTGCATAGTGGGATTACTTGAGTTCCTGTATGAGGAAGCCCCAGATGCAATGAAGAGTATCGGATCTTCTTACGCTGCTCTTGCCGGCGGTTTAGGTTGCTTTGCAGCCAGTATATTGAACAGCATCATCAAATCTGTCACCGGAAGCTCAGAGAAGCCGTCTTGGCTGTCCCAGAATATCAACACAGGAAGGTTTGATTATTTCTACTGGCTGCTGACAGTTTTGAGTCTCATCAATTTCGGCGTTTTTCTGTATTGCGCGCATCGCTACAAGTACAGGACGGAGCAAGGGGTTAAGACGGAGAAGCAGGCTCTAACCAACGTAAAAGAACAACCCCTCAGTGGTTAG